From the Juglans microcarpa x Juglans regia isolate MS1-56 chromosome 3D, Jm3101_v1.0, whole genome shotgun sequence genome, the window GCAGatccaaccccccccccccccccccccccccccccccgatcCCACGTGATTCGCGAGAGTCAAAGATCTACGTTATTTTGGATTCCGATGGGTTTCACCGGTAAAACCACAGATGGCGATTCCGAATCAATCCTCCTCCTATCCTCCGACGCCCCGGCCACCGCCACCACCATAGCCACAACCACCACGGCCACCAAAGACGCATTCCACTTGGCCTATATAATCTACTTCACCCTCGGTTGCGGCTTCCTCCTCCCATGGAACGCCTTCATCACCGCCGTCGATTACTTCTCCTACCTCTACCCGGACGCCAGCGTCGACCGCATCTTCGCCGTCGCCTACATGCTTGTCGCCCTCTTCAGcctcctcatcatcatcctctacGCCCACAAGTCCGACGCCTTTGTCCGGATCAACGTCGGCCTCGGCATCTTCGTCCTCGGCCTGCTCGTCGTCCCCGTAATGGACGTCGCCTACATCAAGGGCCAGGTCGGGTTGTACGACGGCTTCTACGTCACTGTCGGGGCGGTAGCGCTCTGTGGTCTGGCCGATGCGTTGGTCCAGGGTGGGGTCATTGGCGCCGCCGGTGAGTTGCCCGAGCGCTATATGCAGGCTGTTGTTGCCGGCACAGCCGCTTCAGGTGATTAGACACTCTTTATTACTACTAATTTCAATTTCTTCTGTATCAAATTCTAAATATCAAAAGGAAAGCGAAATATATTATTCACTGTGTGGTCATTTTCCGGAAAATTGATCcgagtataaaaaaaaagaaaaaaatcatttcgaGTATCTCCAATTTCGATCTTGATGTAATAGAACTAGAAGGTCACTAGTCGGTACAGGAGTCTTGGCCTCTAAGGGTTTCAAGCAGAGTAATCTGTGCTATTTATAACTGTTAAACTTGAGGAGATGTTCATTGCCTAATCTACAAGTTCAAACAATTTCATCTGAGAGAGTTTAGTTACACTGCTTTTGCAAATTGTTGATTGCCAGGGGTCCTTGTTTCTTTTCTGCGGATCATAACCAAAGCTGTATACTCTCAAGATTCAGATGGCCTGAGAAGCAGTGCAAACCTCTATTTTTCTGTTAGTATCGTGGTTATGGTAATATGCATTGGTTTTCACAATGTAGCTCACAGACTTACAGTTATTAAGTACTACAAAGAGTTGAAAGTTCAGGCTGTAAATgaggagaaagaagagaagggTCCCCTGACTGGGCCTGTATGGAGAGCAACTTTATGGCACATAGTAGGAATGGTCAAGTGGTATGGATTTGGCATTGTCCTCATTTATATTGTGACTTTGTCAATATTTCCGGGATATATCACAGAGGATGTGCACTCACAAATTCTCAAGGATTGGTACTCGATTCTTCTCATCACTGGCTACAATGTGTTTGATCTGGTTGGAAAGTCTCTGACTGCAGTATATCTCCTCGAAAATGCAAAAGTCGCAATTTGGGGCTCTGTTATAAGGTTGCTGTTCTTTCCTCTCTTCTTGGGGTGCTTGCATGGTCCCAAATTCTTCCGAACAGAGATTCCGGTGACGATTCTGACTTGTCTTTTGGGGCTAACTAATGGATACTTGACAAGCGTGTTGATGATACTGGCTCCCAAAGTTGTCCAATTACAACATTCAGAGACTGCTGGGATTGTGATTGTATTGTTTTTAGTTGTTGGTCTGGCTATTGGTTCAATTGTATCTTGGTTTTGGGTCATTTGATTATAAAGCAATTTGCATGGTATTAACAGCAGCGAGACCTAGAACTTGCTATTATTGCCACCTCCCGGCAATGGGAGTTGGAATGGATTGCCTTTGTGGTGTTTGCATTCTGTAAAGCCTTGTAAACTATGTTGTTAAtggcatttttcttcttttctgctGCGTGTGTTGTTAAACTATATGATCGCAAGCTGTACTAATTGGTTTACTGTTAGTTTTCACCCTCATTCACATGGCAGAAATTCCCTTTCGGCTTACCATTTGTTAAGAAGAGTCTACCCCTCACAAAGAGACATCAATTCATACCCTCCCAATGACTCTCTTCATCGCCAAATATGATTcgatctttctcatttttcttgaattgctttaagaaaaattacatttacaagTTGATATGGACTCATTTTTCACACAATacgatttaatttgtaaattaatttatgtttaaaCTTCTTTTACATGTCATCAACAGTGTGGAGAATATGATATCCACACCAGATTGTTTTACTAGAAACCTGCGAGCACTTTCCTTGTATACTTAAAATACACGAGAAAACTGTCTTATTAGGACCAGAATGATCGCAGTTGCTCCATGATGAAATGATCAAAGTATGTTTCACTTTGTACTTGTGTAAGCTACCAATCCTCGCATACGATAAATAAAAGAATCGTAAAATAGAAATTACTTGTAGACTACTGTTGCTTTACTTGAAAGCACTCTTGTTTTAGTCGCAAGCTACCTTCATTtgggaaaaaccaaaaaataaagaaagagaggcGCTGGAGACCGAACGCAGTGTGTATATAAAATTTACACACCTCCAATAGAAGAGTTGACATGTACGCAATCTATGAATTGAATGATAGAACCGGATACACTTTTACCGGCTGAGCAAGTAAAAGCTTTCCATCTCTTTGCGtctgcaattttcttttattgctttCGTTCAGCTTCTTATTCATCAAGTAAAACCAGAACGTACTTTTTACTTAGAATAAGATTTGTTTAGTGTCTATCCAAATCTTCATCTCTTTTTgaaaacgaaaacaaaaaaagggtcTCTAACAAATTCGTTATTGGGTGAAGGCAGTTTacactatattataatattattgattgcCGGGATTTGAAATGTTATTTAGTTACAAAATGGTTATTTGGGTTAAGATCTCTCTTAATAATCAATGTTTTcagttgaatttttattttatataaattgtcATAGAAACCTTACTAATACAACTAATTTTTATTACTCCACTAGCTGGTGTTCTCCATAGATAATCTTAAAGCAGCTCTACGGGGAAGGGGTCCTGATAGATTGAGCAGCAAGAAAGTTTTCCTTTATGTTCACACTTCAAGCTCCAtcaaggaagaagaaattggGAGATCAGATGTGTGGAATAAAATCTGGTATGGAAGGGTGGTGATGGgtttgagatgagagagagagtgagtatTGATGTAAGGGAGAGGAGAGCTAGGGTGGAGAAAGGGAGAGATCAAAGTGGCTTTAGGAAAAAGAGAGAGCGAAAGGTTTCACTGTAAATAAACGTAGACTACTTACGCGTCCGTTTTTTATTGAAGggtgtaaaataatatttcataccAAATTCGGTTTGAAGCTTTTCTCATAAAGAAATTCTTTGGATAtaccacttttttttattaaaaaaataaataaataaataaaagaaaatgaaagaggtgtgatcatttttttctaatctaGAGGAGTGCAAGTCCTACATCATCaaagaacatatataaatatatatatatatatatatatatatatatatatatatatatatatatacacactaggtCGGAACAACTTTGCATAGTTCggcaaaataattatttaaaaaaaatagtatatgtttcataaaaaattgattttaatcaataatttaaggcatatgggaaaaaaatatgaaatctagCAAATATTTAGGGGTAATGATAGTTAAGTAgagtataataattacatgtttgcatagattagatgataaaaatattagttcaaaataaaacatagtccaacacatatttataacatcGATAGTTTTAGCAAAGTTGTCTGCGATAAATTTAATACAAGCCCAACAAAaacattagttcaaaatataacataatccaacacatatttataacatcGATAGTtttagcaacaaacccaacaaaaacgTCAGTTCAAAATATGAGTCCTTTGATGTTTTTACTATGATCCATCATTTTGTGTCATATTGTATTGTATCAATAGAGATGACATTGAAATTCTTGTGCTGCTGTTGGTTGAGTCAATTGGGATCTACTAAAAATTCAATCATCCATTCTTTCTGCGAAACTTGTGctataagattttttatatatgacaGATGTTACTGCAAAGGAAATTTTTAATAGCCttccatgattaataaaaatttaaaaaacagaTATGCTGGAAATTGATGTCTTCTAAATTAACACAAATCTTTGAATGCAATGTTCTTACTTAAATTACTATgtatgttataaataaaaataaaattagcatAACATACaagtatataaaaatcaatttaaatgatttttgttataatttgcttttaatagtttttttaaatataaacctTAATGTGCTTATAAATAATGTAGTAAATATgtcaaaaattttaagatagaTTTTTTTACTCACAACAATAAAGGTaatggaaaacaagaaaacatacatTGCTAGtgtgattaataagtttaaCTACCGAACAACCAAATGCTTGCTctacaacttcaccaaacataacaGCAGATAGTCTTCATGTACCATCGTCGACTTCAACATATGCTCAACAAttataaatttgatggaaatatcattttaagttaaaatcaataaaagctATACATTAAATTTGCCacataaattatcaaacaaaacaaaaaatttgaaagatacatGTCGTGATTGGGAAATGCTTTGGTGTTTAGAATGGTAACAAAGGAAGCTATCATTGTAATCATACACAGTTCCTTTATTACAGAcaatacatgacatgtaaaaaaaatctagtgCAAGTCAACCTCAATTATCTTCATCTTTATCTAAAATTTTGCTTTCTACATTAcattataaacaattttttaggtgaattaattgtataaatatttgaatttgttatgAAGAATAGGATTTCACTGCCATATGTTGTAAACTTTTGATCAATTCAGCAATATCACAATTCTTGATTATTTCTCGAATACCAACAGAAGACAGAGATGTAGAATGATATATCAAgcattttataataatactcccaagtaataaatcattaatcaccacctttaaaattcataaaaacaaatgcaacataagaaataaaaatatggatatTTCAATATTCAAGTGGCATGAAACAAGTAATGACTTATTCGTGACAATTACCACTCTTGTAATGAAGTTGCCTCGGGAAGAACAGGACTAatcataaatttactttttggacgcgatgaaagagacaatctttcattgaaaataaagatcatgaTTAATGAAAGCACAtgcaatataaaagaaaatatatgattgttaattattaaaaataccattataaGAACCAACTTTTATCCTTGTTCTAAATATAACTGGCTTTATCCCAATTATTTTCgagatttttttgtattcatCTTGCATAAATTGACCCCACATAGTTAAATATATGGAGTTTAAGCTAcaaaattggaagaagaaaaaattaacagaatatgtaagaaataaagaacgaaacataattctaaaagagtgaactaccaaaaaaatattttgaccttgatcaataacatatatttcttgAATAGTTATTGGTCCATACACTGAAGTTATCTCTCTACATGGCTTGATATGGATTGCAACAACCAAAACATCTgacaaataagatttaaattttcaatacaTTGATAATTAAAGattctaaaataaagagtaagTTACTTATTTCTGCAATTGAGTCTTTGTAAGCATCTAATTTGTTGAATGGAATGAGTTGGTACTTCAGTGGTTCCaattgttcttcatctttcGAAACGTCCTCAATTATCGTTTTAGAATTTAGGATCTATTGATATTCATGTGTTTCAATTCTATAGTGATCTCACATATGTATTACTGATGTAATATGACcgaaaaatatgtaaagtatcaTCTCGTAAatcaatatctttatcaaacattGTCGCTTACACTCGATTTTCCTGTATAGTATAAGAAATCGaaacaaataatttacaaaaaaaaaaaaaaaattgtaatgaataattgagtataataattttgtttgattttaaattgtttttgtgttttaaaaaaataatattttttaaatgcattATAAGAAGAGAACTAAATGAACGGAACATCAtcaacatttatataatatgaaaaaattttaaaaatcaaacatCAAAAGCCCAACAAATCAGtagtaacaaaataaaaataaaaaaacaaactttaatAGATAGGATGCAAgaataacaaaatcatttacaagtttttagttcacacaaaaaaacaaaagacaatagatagaaataaataCTATACCTCTGGATCAATCAATGTTAGGTTTTGGTGCTTCACTGGCGAGCGTTGGCCTATTCGTTTAGGTAACTTGTCTACCAtgctcattttcattttccaatttattatatttggagtGATATCTTTTATCGATGTATAAACTGTCTGAATCTTTAAAACTattcatatacaaaaatattaaacgTGTAAGTATAATAAACTCAAtaccaaatttaaaaagaaaattgcaaagagaattaaaaaacacaataaatatttcaagaacaCAATACTAAACATACAGAAAAGGGAATTCTGTTAAATGTGTAATTTCATTTAAGtagttaaactcaaattatacaattgaatCATTACCCATATAACATTAATCTGTACATTTTAATCTTAATAATTAtgtatacataatattttttgtatagttCTTTTCTGATCGTTCAGTCAACACTGGCCGTATTAAAACCCTTTATTGTAGATGCAGTCTTAGCCCTTGATAGAGCCACATATAATTAACCATGTAAGAAAACAGGTTGAGGTAAATATATCCCAATAAAATTCAATGTTTGCCCttatgacttatttatagtcattgcaAAGCTTAATCTGATAGGGAATTGGGTTTATTTGAATGAGAAATCacaattttcatcaaaatttggtAAGATGAGATTTTATCTAATGCTTCGATGTGTTGTTTTCCTGACATAGGGtcctcatctcatataattaacCTTGCTACACGTAGTAACTTTGAAATGGCACTTTGTTTATTGACACAACACATGTTATATTCAGCAGTATCTAGTGGAATCTTAAAGCACGTGTGTTGTTCAACCTCCAGGAAGGATAGATGCAGCAATACCAGATGAAGCAGTTGCAAGTGAcaataattttcttgatcttactGCGGTGAGAAGTGTCTTGTACAGGAATATTTTCTTTGTCCCACCAGGGCCATTAACAAAGAATGTAGCAGCTCTGTTTGAAAAAACATTTCCTGAAATTGAATTATAGACTTGTCGTTGTTCGCTATTAATGGTTTCTGATGCAGCAACATcttcttttgaaatttcaacAGCCAATTCATCATCGATTTTCTTATATTCGAATTGGCCTTCATCGAAACAAATGTTGTCATCAAGAAGATGGAAAGAATTAATGTCTTTCCCTATTGATTTAAGTGTAAAAAAGATTGAGCGTAAAACTTGCATTCTTACATTGAACGTAAAATCTTCAgttgacctaaaatcaactGACATATCTTGCTCAAAACGTTCTCAAAACTCTCTCGGATTGGTTGGATTACAAAAAAACAATATAGTTGCAAATAGCCGTCTCAAACTGGACAACATTTGATGTAAAGATGCTTcatgtaaacaatcttctaagCCATTATCTCTCTGCAGCAAACTATGCATAGTTGCTGCCTCACGAAATGTTGGAGCCACAACACCATAAACTGTCTTAAAATCTTCAAATTACAAAGGTCCTCCTACATAATTTAGCAATATCTGTAGATAATACCTCTCACCTTTAAATAGATTTGTTGTAACAATTCGACctataatagtttttttttccaacaagtCCACTCTTTGTATTGTTGACTCCAAACATAGAATTCTGTAAATTCTTTGTACAACAACGTTCTGGCATTCTCATCCACTCGATTTAATGCAAAGAATTATGTTAATATCGATTTTGCAGACCGATCAGAGTTAAGAATATTGATTAAGTCttcatttgtatattttattaacaATGAAGCCATATATTCTCCGCATAGTTTCAGGCGGAGTAATCCATCTAGTCGAttggaattgttggattttatcaatttattaattgttttgttcaaaaaccaaattgaaaTCAACACAATCATGTCCTTTGTAGATGTACTTATAAAGATATTTGACTGCTTTTACTGTAGAATAAATCTCGACGTTAATGTGACAGTCAAATGTTGCAAGCAAATACAGATTATATGGAATGACTCAACGATTATCCAAATTATGACCTCTCACATTGACAGTTGTTCCATTGTCAGAACGTCTATATATTGGGAAGCAATCATTTCTAACAGTCGTATTCGatgcaaaattttttggataatgatttttgtaataaccatttttttcatgcaaacattTGTTGGATTCAACATCACACATGGTTCATGCATCATATGCTTGACAACAGTGTTATGCAAGTTCAATTTCGTATTTTTATCAGGTATATATGCTGATACAATCTCATTAAAAGATTCAGGTGCATAGAGTTTACAATCCctttgtaatataattaaaaaatgagcatgTGGAAACCCTCTTTTTTGGTGCTcaataatataaacatatgcTGAGACTTTTCCAAATATCTGCTGCTTGAATAATCGAtcctttaattcttttaattttgcaCGAAAGACCCCGAGCAACCAAATCAAGCCGATTTTGACTCTCCTCATGCAAAtgtaattcatttgaaatttcttaccagtttggattgcatgttattgtttaaaaaatgtctTGTTTACCATAATATTGAACTAAAGTCATTgcttatatatatctttttcgtATGTCTCTTGGACCCCCAATAAATGACGAAAGCAGAATAATTCATATTCCAACATTAGAAGCATTAGTTTCCTCAAGCGCAATGGTATCAACAATACATTGATATAACTCAGATCGACTATGTTGTTATTTGCtacgaaaataatctaatcttgacgtctcaatcttaacatacatatcaataacaaattgttGCAATAGACGATCATACAGCAACAAAACAATTagatcctttattttttttttttttgtttaatgctacaaaagttgaaggagaatgaaatattacaaaattggaCGTCTACAAACTAAGTACAAAATAGGAAGATTAAGATTACACTCTCACCTCGCTGTTCTCTTGTAAGTAATTCTTCTGCTAACATTGATCGGTGAAGATCTATTGATTAGGTTGTTTCATCACATATCAATATGCTTCCTCTATTGACTCGTCGAATGCCTTGATGCCAACCAGTATccccaaaaggaaataatagCAGATATTGAAGTAGATCATAGCAGCCAAAATAATACTGAACTACATGACTTCCACCAGAATGACTAAAGACACAAATGTCATGTCCTTCCAACTGAtctgcatcttcattttcaacccatATTGCTCCAACTTGTAAAGATGTCGGGACATTGAATACACATTGATCTAGGCTAGCATATGATCTTATATGGATTacttgattttccaaatttggCAAATTACCAAGAgactaaaaaaaacaaaatatggaTTGATGCGAAGAATATCAATGAGTTGAGTTATAATTGATGGATTCATTCTGTCTGAATTAGAAATGCACTTTCCCAATTTATGCTCAGTAACATAGAAATACAATTGGAGATAAGAAGGACGACCATTTAAATGGACTAAATCATTGATATAGTGATAGATCTGTCCCTAAGTTCGGAAGGTATAAATCTCTATATTTCATCTGCAAAGATCTCTAtcgaatttaactccaaaagatgtaaatgcgAATTTGTTATTATAAGTCCGAACATAGGTCTTAAAATGCACGACTTCATCTATGTCAGAGGTAAAAAGATCATAAAGCTGATCAAGAACATCATTCGTGGCCAAAAAAGTTTTCCCATtaacacaacaaaatccatttgTTTCATGATAGAATCGATTTGCTTTACAATGTCTGCAACAAGGCACATATGGCAAAGAATATGCTTCAGATGGCACGACTTGCAATAATTGTCTAAGTCCATTAGAGCGGCGATGCCCCCCACCTATTGAGTtcaaaaataaagacaagacAATAGACGTAAACCCATCGACTCTTTGAATGATCTGACTAAAGACACTACTAGAAGAATGGCAAGAGTTGACAATGGAatcaaaaaaatgaataatattattatacttgTTTCTTACCCCTACAGTGTAGCGatatacttgtttcaaaactTGACTCTTCCCGAACAACACATGGGGTTTATTTGAATAGGATGTTCCcgaattttaatgaaaaagaatataaagctgcttgaataagaaagatagaaaaataatttcaggAAAACTTGTTGAATCAAAAGCTGATTAGAGATGGTTGTTTCATCTATGTATGTGTTTACAGATTTACATGTCAAAAAATCCATAGAATCACTCGGACAATCAGAACGATTCCTCACCTTGTTTAATGATGAAGTTGCCTCTAAATCAACCATACAGACATTAATACCAGGAGGAATACAAACTTCATGAGATGAAGTCAATTCATCGATGTCAACATTAACACGGAAAATTCATTGTCTCTTTTACACTTTTTGTAGAACaatgaatgaatgatgtttatatatttgaCATCATCATTTGAAGGTTCATCAATTGACGTAGTCATTTGATCATCCCTAAACAAAGTTGAATCTTTTAACTGAATGAAATtgcttctaaatatttttttttagcatatctctctctgttttctacggagttcttcttttttctcctctagTAAATCTTTATACAGGATTCTCTTTGCTGGTTGTTTTccataatattcaaaaatagtttccaaacttaacttttacaaaattaatattactatttaaaaataaatacgacATAACTTATTAACACAATCTTACCACTTCTCATTATGTTAATGAAGCAAACAATTCTTCCAAACGTTGGATATTATTTCACACAATCAAgactaaatgaataattaacAACTGCTTAATGCGAAATGCACACCTCCATGATGcattttaaatgttataaacaatttcattgattaatatgttgaaaaatacatattaaatcaacaagaaaatgaacataacaaaataacacatgaaatgaaaaaataccATGAAAAGAGAACCAATAAAAAGCATAGATCGATATCACAtatcaaaattcataaaatgaaatatttctcgAAATTAATTTGCTATTAGTAAGCACCCACTAAAAATTACAAGTAGGGACcagcaaaaaaaagaaatatatacataatatataaaaatgcaCTTACAGGTCTTGAAACGGAGAGTCTTTTACATATTTAAATCTCTTGATAAGGATGATAATTCCTATCTAGACACAAAAGGCATTGTAAGTTTTAATTGTAttgtatacacacacatataagcaCAAAAAGAT encodes:
- the LOC121255932 gene encoding equilibrative nucleotide transporter 1 translates to MGFTGKTTDGDSESILLLSSDAPATATTIATTTTATKDAFHLAYIIYFTLGCGFLLPWNAFITAVDYFSYLYPDASVDRIFAVAYMLVALFSLLIIILYAHKSDAFVRINVGLGIFVLGLLVVPVMDVAYIKGQVGLYDGFYVTVGAVALCGLADALVQGGVIGAAGELPERYMQAVVAGTAASGVLVSFLRIITKAVYSQDSDGLRSSANLYFSVSIVVMVICIGFHNVAHRLTVIKYYKELKVQAVNEEKEEKGPLTGPVWRATLWHIVGMVKWYGFGIVLIYIVTLSIFPGYITEDVHSQILKDWYSILLITGYNVFDLVGKSLTAVYLLENAKVAIWGSVIRLLFFPLFLGCLHGPKFFRTEIPVTILTCLLGLTNGYLTSVLMILAPKVVQLQHSETAGIVIVLFLVVGLAIGSIVSWFWVI